AAATATAAGAAATCCAATTGGGGCAAACATGAGTTTTCGAAGGGAAGCTTTTGAAATTGCCGGTCCATTTAGATCAGAAATAGGTAGATACGGTAAAAAGCTGTTGAGTGGTGAAGAGGCTGAATTTGCTATGAGATTAAGGAAGATCAAGCCTGATGCTAAAATAATTTATGAACCATCAGCGGTGGTTTACCATAAAGTTCCAAAGAGTAGGGTAAGAATCAGCTATGCAGTAAAAAGAGCGTTCTATGAAGGCTATTCCAAGGCCATTCTTGCGAAAGAATTTCCTCTAGAAATGGAAAGTAAATATTTGAACTTCATCCTCAGATCAATCTTAAGGAAGCTTCTAAGCAAAGGACAACAAATCGAGGCTCTGGTAATGTCTGTGATAGTCATGACTGTCGGAATCGGTAATTTGTATGGAACCTGCAGAATTTTATTGAGAAAGTGATAAAAATACCATTAATTGTGGATTCCAGCCAGGAGGGTTCATGCCTCCAGCAACGGATTCTCATAGCATAACGGACTTTTAGAGGCGCTATCAAAAGTGAACGCTTTTCGCCGAACCCTCCAATCCTGAAAGTATCG
The nucleotide sequence above comes from Archaeoglobus fulgidus DSM 4304. Encoded proteins:
- a CDS encoding glycosyltransferase family 2 protein — protein: MKTSVIISTYTKERYKDVLRCIESVRHQSLKPYEILLILDPVKSLVEYYKNIVPKDVRVVVSDGFGLSKARNKGVFEAKGDIIAFIDDDAWADDLWLEKIVENYSDEGVYGVGGKIIPVFENGRPKWLPEELDWIVGCTYKGMPEQRTNIRNPIGANMSFRREAFEIAGPFRSEIGRYGKKLLSGEEAEFAMRLRKIKPDAKIIYEPSAVVYHKVPKSRVRISYAVKRAFYEGYSKAILAKEFPLEMESKYLNFILRSILRKLLSKGQQIEALVMSVIVMTVGIGNLYGTCRILLRK